One genomic segment of Methanothermobacter wolfeii includes these proteins:
- a CDS encoding ATP-grasp domain-containing protein: protein MFSLLLIGVNTRPVAESAFRLGYQVISASYYCTADFRSYTRRRCMLKQEPGRSCGRFHEEFSTERLLEISSDLIDEADGIIPLTGAPELPWKKVMGNTRTDHVEDKYRFYRKIRGSYLTPETHLLRDPGEAAEMVSPDKRYIIKPVRGAGGFGVTDLQECGGEFLLQEYIEGVPVSASVLSTGQEAVTVLTSKQIIDRGVPGFEGQFIYAGNMTPGPLGEIESLAEDLILDFSLRGSNGVDFILRDGELYVIEVNPRIQGTFECAEASLGINMLEAHIRAFHGELIEKPVPRMCAVKRILYAPGRCIFPGINLQGVHDLPVPGAVIEAGEPLVTVMSEHKTPEGAFRLASRRCSKVLGSLKII from the coding sequence ATGTTCAGCCTCCTTTTAATCGGTGTTAACACACGGCCTGTTGCTGAGTCAGCCTTCCGCCTCGGCTACCAGGTCATCTCTGCAAGCTATTACTGCACCGCTGACTTCAGATCCTACACCAGGAGGCGGTGTATGCTGAAGCAGGAGCCCGGCAGGAGCTGCGGGAGGTTCCATGAGGAATTTAGCACGGAACGGCTCCTTGAGATTTCATCGGACCTCATAGATGAGGCCGATGGTATAATACCCCTCACGGGAGCGCCGGAACTCCCCTGGAAGAAGGTGATGGGCAACACCAGGACGGATCATGTGGAGGACAAGTACCGGTTCTACAGGAAGATAAGGGGCTCCTACCTCACCCCCGAGACGCACCTCCTGAGGGACCCTGGGGAGGCTGCTGAGATGGTCTCACCTGATAAGAGATACATCATTAAACCCGTCAGGGGGGCTGGGGGCTTTGGAGTCACGGACCTCCAGGAGTGTGGGGGCGAATTCCTCCTTCAGGAGTACATTGAGGGCGTGCCTGTAAGCGCATCCGTACTCTCAACAGGCCAGGAGGCGGTGACCGTCCTTACAAGCAAGCAGATCATCGACAGGGGGGTGCCGGGCTTTGAGGGTCAGTTCATATATGCCGGTAACATGACCCCCGGGCCTCTAGGTGAGATTGAATCCCTTGCCGAGGACCTTATCCTTGACTTCTCACTGCGCGGCTCAAATGGCGTGGACTTCATCCTGAGGGATGGTGAACTCTACGTTATAGAGGTGAACCCGAGGATACAGGGGACCTTTGAGTGTGCCGAGGCATCCCTTGGAATCAACATGCTCGAGGCCCATATAAGGGCCTTCCATGGTGAACTCATTGAAAAACCCGTCCCCAGGATGTGTGCCGTTAAGAGGATACTCTATGCCCCTGGAAGGTGCATTTTCCCGGGTATCAATCTGCAGGGTGTCCATGACCTTCCGGTTCCAGGTGCGGTTATAGAGGCCGGCGAGCCCCTCGTAACCGTAATGTCAGAGCATAAAACCCCTGAGGGGGCCTTTAGACTTGCATCCAGAAGATGCTCCAAGGTCCTGGGATCCCTTAAAATAATATGA
- a CDS encoding DUF61 family protein, translating into MRGDRSDRLLKKEIFNLNRHLPSRRKTLSELLNEDRPHVTGADGTRHRFKIAELEELAGMLTDDEIKRLRLPIYIEIDSETSGARIAGATEVRVVSEVLGRDDEGDEIYIYRPEIRVLRARFPTVTQYIFLVREL; encoded by the coding sequence ATGAGAGGCGACAGGTCAGACAGGCTCCTGAAGAAGGAGATATTCAACCTCAACAGACACCTTCCATCAAGGAGGAAGACCCTCAGCGAACTCCTCAATGAGGACAGGCCACACGTCACAGGCGCCGATGGAACCAGGCACAGGTTTAAAATTGCGGAACTCGAGGAGCTTGCAGGTATGCTGACCGATGATGAGATAAAGCGCCTCAGGCTCCCGATTTACATTGAAATTGACTCTGAAACATCAGGGGCTAGGATTGCAGGGGCCACCGAGGTGAGGGTTGTCTCGGAGGTCCTTGGAAGGGATGATGAGGGTGATGAGATCTACATTTACAGACCGGAGATAAGGGTTTTAAGGGCGAGGTTCCCCACGGTCACCCAGTACATATTCCTTGTAAGGGAGCTTTAG
- a CDS encoding DUF22 domain-containing protein gives MVRILTRLGQVREAEEKYKRELVDFRMGEVYGNLRAIIADEDVDVRAGEAVTVKIREVSIPANHIVFMCAYATNPYGHPIAAGEETPLPISMDRKTDHATFVAVRDGEIKRNDLLGVLIILPVELTH, from the coding sequence ATGGTTCGAATACTTACAAGGTTAGGCCAGGTCCGTGAGGCAGAGGAGAAGTACAAGAGGGAACTTGTTGACTTCAGGATGGGTGAGGTTTACGGTAACCTCAGGGCCATCATCGCAGATGAGGACGTTGATGTGAGGGCAGGCGAGGCCGTAACAGTGAAGATCAGGGAGGTCAGCATACCAGCAAACCACATAGTCTTCATGTGTGCCTACGCCACGAACCCCTACGGTCACCCCATAGCAGCAGGTGAGGAGACACCACTCCCAATAAGCATGGACCGGAAGACCGACCACGCCACCTTCGTTGCGGTGAGGGATGGTGAAATAAAAAGGAACGACCTCCTGGGGGTCCTGATAATTCTCCCTGTGGAGTTAACCCATTAA
- a CDS encoding V-type ATP synthase subunit D produces the protein MAQEMIEGINPTRMELLKLKQREKLAVKGYSLLKEKRNALIMEFFNILERVKGSRERVEEQLREAFKDLTEAQVMMGDVAVERAAMAVKGSVEVDIDSRSIMGVVVPVVDARATRRTVVERGYGLVDTSVKLDEAARKFEESLALIIELGEIEKTIRLLAGEIESTKRRVNALEHIIIPRLKNTVKYIEMRLEEMERENFVRLKMIKKSMEME, from the coding sequence ATGGCACAGGAAATGATCGAGGGGATCAACCCCACAAGGATGGAGCTCCTGAAACTCAAACAGCGGGAGAAACTCGCTGTCAAGGGTTACAGTCTCCTCAAGGAGAAGAGGAACGCCCTTATCATGGAGTTCTTCAACATCCTTGAGAGGGTTAAGGGTTCCCGTGAAAGGGTCGAGGAACAGCTCAGGGAGGCCTTCAAGGACCTCACAGAGGCCCAGGTGATGATGGGTGACGTGGCGGTTGAGAGGGCTGCCATGGCGGTCAAGGGATCCGTGGAGGTTGACATAGACTCAAGGAGCATAATGGGTGTCGTGGTCCCTGTGGTTGATGCCAGGGCAACCAGGAGGACCGTGGTTGAACGCGGATACGGCCTTGTTGACACTTCAGTAAAACTTGACGAGGCAGCCAGGAAATTCGAGGAGTCACTGGCCCTTATAATAGAACTGGGTGAAATTGAGAAGACCATAAGGCTCCTTGCAGGGGAGATAGAGTCAACCAAGCGAAGGGTTAACGCCCTCGAGCACATCATAATCCCGAGGCTCAAGAACACGGTCAAGTACATTGAGATGAGACTCGAGGAGATGGAGAGGGAGAACTTCGTCAGGCTGAAGATGATTAAAAAATCCATGGAGATGGAGTGA